The genomic window ATAAATTATGCTACGTTCGTGGTCCAGAGGGAATTATTTTGGAGTTGGCTGAAGAAATCAAATAAGTAATATTAATTAATATGAAAGTACGACTTTTTGTTACTTTCTATTTTTTTCGGACTGTGAAGAAATGTACTTAAACGTAAATAGGTTGGAAACTAAAATCTGTTAAAGAAAATATCCATTTTGAGCAAGGTTTACTCAAAATGGATTGGTTATTTTTTGAATGTTACTGCATTATTCAAATGAATTGCCTTTAGGCTTCGCTCCCATCACAATATGAAGCGACAACTGCAGCCATTGCTTTAGCACAAATGATCAGGCTTTTTTCATTAATATCAAATTTAGGGTGATGATGCGGGTATGCTTCACCTGATTCAGGCATCGCACCGACATAGAAGAAGCAGCCTGGAACCTTTTCAAGATAATAAGCAAAATCCTCTGAAGGCGGTTGTGGCGGTGTTTCCAAAACAGCTTCAACTTCTGGAATAGATGCCTGTTCTAAAGCTTGGTGTACAAGTTCGGTTGCTTCTGGATCATTATATAATACAGGATAGTCATTTTTGTATTCGAAAATAGATTTTACCCCATATGATTTTTCTAATCCTTCCGCAAATGCTCGAACATTTGATTCTACGGTATCTCTTGTTTCAGAAGACATTGTACGAACGTCTCCTTCAAGTGTCACTGCATCTTTGATGACATTGAATGTACCTTTTCCATCAAAGTTTCCAATTGTAATCGAAGCTGTATCAAACGGATTGATGCGGCGGCTGATAATCGTTTGAAGGTTCATTACGAATGAACTTGCTGCCACGATTGCATCGTTTGCCATATGAGGAGAAGATCCATGTCCGCCTTTACCTTGAACGACTAATTTAAAATAGGATCTTCCCGTTTGAGTATTTCCGCTTCTGTAATAGATATTACCTGTCTTCATTGTCGACATGACATGGATTCCAAATATTGCATCTACTCCTTCAAGGACTCCAGCTTTAATCATGCCAATTGCTCCCCCAGGAGGAGCTTCTTCTGCTGGCTGATGAATAACTCTAATCGTTCCACTTAACTGTTCCTTTGCTTCTGCCAATGTTTCAGCTAATACGAGCATATAGGCTGTATGGCCATCATGACCACAAGCATGCATGACTCCTTCGTTTTTCGAGGCAAAAGGCAGTCCAGACTCTTCTTTAATGGGCAAGGCGTCAAAATCTGCCCGAATGGCAATGGTTTTACCCGGCTTAGAACCTTTAATTGTGACAACAATGCCGCGATCTCCACCAAAGTTTGTCTCCACTGAATCCACTGGGACTCCTTTATAAAAATCGGCAATATATTTAGCCGTTTGTTCTTCTTGGAAAGAAAGTTCTGGATGTTCATGAAGGTAGCGGCGAATCTCAATGATACGTTCTTTTTTATCATCTAATTTCTTCATTAATTCGTTCAGCAGCATTTGTCCAGTCTCCTTTCATTTAATGACTAGGCTCTGGTTCCCGTTGACCAGGGGTTTGGATATTTATTCTTTTTCCTGTTTTTTGGGCTCCTGTTTTTCCAGCATCCCCAGGAACTAAAAATAGAATGGATAGAATGGAGAGAACGCCGAATATGACGTTTACGATAATCCCTGCTGATGCTGCCATTTCCAAGTTTCCACCTGCTGAAATTGAACCATAAACTGTCGCTGATATCGCAACACCGAACGCTCCACCAAGCGAGCTCGCCATTTTGTAAATTCCTGCAGCTGCACCAACTTTGTCTGAAGGAGCATTAGATACAGATGTGTCAGTTGATGGAGTCGCATACATTCCTAGTCCGAATCCAAACAAAACAAAGCCGATGAAAACAGCTACGGTATATGGGAAATCAGGTAAGAAGGTGAGACCCATCAATGCTACACCAATAGTCGTGATAAGGGCTCCCCAAACCATTGGCTTTTTTGCGCCAATTCTTTGTAAGATTTTTTCACCAACGCGGATCATCGCTAAAACAACGACTAAATAACCAAGAGAGAGCATCCCTGATTGAAGGGCACTGAAGCCTCTGCCTACTTGAACATACGTATTTGCTACGACTAGTGTACCTGCAATCGCGTTCAACAGGAAATTAGAAACGGTTGCACCAGAATATGGTTTGCTTTTAAAAATTGAAAAGTCAATTAGAGCGATATTTTTACCTTTTTCGACTCTATAGAAAATAATAACCCCAATAATTACCACTACCGCTAGAACTATTGTGGTTAGACTTGTCCAACCAAAATCTGAACCATAAGTGATAAATATGTTTAAAGCAACCATCGTGATAATAAAAATGACTAATCCAGAGTAATCAAATTTAAAAGCACCTGTTGATTCACCTCTACTTTCCGGTGTATCTTTAATGAGCCACATACCAAGTAAAGAGAATACGATAGAAAAGACGAAAATCCATCTCCAGCCCATATATGTTGCAATTGCACCACCTGCGAATGAAGCAGCTCCTGAGCCGCCCCAAGATCCGATGGACCAGTAACTTAGTGCACGCTGACGATCGGCACCTTCAAAATAAGCTTTCATGAGAGCGATTGTTGAAGGCATAATACATGCTGCTGATAGTCCTTGAAGGATACGACCGATGATTAGTAAAACAGATCCTTGTGCTAACACAAGGCATAGGGAACCGATGACACTTAGGATCAGACCGATATATGTTATTTTTTTTCGGCCAACTTTATCTGCTAGTCCACCGGCAGCAACGATAAATAATCCAGAGAACAATGCACTTAAACTGATGGCAATGTTTAATGTACCAAGTGAAATACCTAAATCTTTTTGAACATCCGGCACCACATTGACTACTGACTGTGCAAATAGCCAAAACGAAATAACGCCGAATACAATTCCGGTGATCATTTTATTTGTGCCTTTATAGTTCGTTGTTGTTTCCATAATTAAACCTCCGTTAAAGGGCTACCCCAAATTGATTGATCAGTTCTCATTTAATATTTGCAGTTTTTTTCTAAGATAATCTGCAAAAAATATCCAAGTCTGTTTTTACGTAATCCAATAAAAAAGACGCCTTCTTAATTTAAGAAGCACGCCCTAATTCTGAGCTAGATTTTTTGAAAAATTTAACGAGATTTTTTCACATTATACCCTTGTTCTTCATATGGCTGAAGGTTTTCTAACCATTTTTTCTCAAGCTCGGCCAAGGCCTCTTTCTCATTGAAATAAGGATCGTCTTTCTTTTTAAAAACCTCCAAAGTTTCAATAGTAAAGGCCTCTTTCCCAAAATGGTTCCAATCTTCCTGAAGAGCTTTGTTAGTGTGAGTCCCTGATTCAAGCATAAACTTTTCGCCATTTAAAGTTTTGAAATTTCTTGTGCTGCTGACAAAAACCTTTTGATTCTTCATGTTTTTAATTTGATAAACACCCGCCTCAATGGGGATTTCTTTATATTGTTGTTTTAATTCTTTTTTACGGTCCACTTGTTTAACTCACTTTCCATGATTATTTTTTCAGCCAATATTGGCTTCCATCTTGCTTTCGACCTAAAAATCCATATTCAACTAGGTATCTTCTGATCATGACGTGATCCCCATAAATAGTGTTCAAAATTTGATTTAATTCTTTTTCGTCATAAATTCGCCCACTTTCGATCTGAGCTGCGATTTCTCGAAGGACAATCAGACGCTGCTTTTCCTTTGGCGGGAATTTCTTCAGGCTTCTATTCGGTCCTTCTGTGAAAAACTTATTAATGATTTTTCCCTGTTCTTCTTTAGTGATTGCATATCGTTCATCCACCATTTTTGCACTTTTATGAGGAGCGATAAAGGCCGGGGCATATTCGTCCTTTTCTTTCAAAAGCTCCATCATTGTCAAAAAGACCTTTGCTTGACGTTCCTTCTCTTTTAACGCAAAACGATGATGCCTAATGGTTGAGGTGCTGCCAATGCCCATTTCTTGCTGGACCTCTTTATCACTTTTACCTTGATAAAATAGCTGAAGAAGCTGATTTTGATGGTCAGTTAGACCAGTAAGCTTTTTATCCATACCAGTTAAATAGTCAAATACAGATTGGTGTGTACTCTCAATATGAATCCGCATGTATCTTTCCGCTTCATAAAGTGTATTGTCATAGGAATAAACAATTCCCTTTTCAATCTTTTCCCCGCATAGAAGGCATGTATAGGAATTCTTTTCTTGAATATAACCTCTTTTAAGCTCTTCCAAAGACGCATTCCAGAAGAAATCTATTTCCATTTTAAAATCACACCCAGTCAACATGAAGTAAATATCTATCGTTTGCTTTATCTTAAAATATTATTAAGTTACAGTCAAACATAATTTATAAATGTTTGCCCTTTTACAAACAAAAGAATAAATTATTTATTAATCGGATGATTCAAAAATAGCATTCACCTAATTTATCCAGTTTAGGGTAAAATAAGGGTGTAGCTGATGCAATGAGAAATATGGTTAGTTGTTTAGCCCTGTGCTATGTAGTTGTGAGGAGATGGAGTTATGAAAAAGATATTTAGAAATAGAATAAAACCTTTAGTTATTATGCAGTTGCTGTGTCTAATCCCTATCTTAATTTTATGTTTATTTATTTTCAAAGATGGAAACGTCAATTTTTTCTATAATGGAATATTTCAGCTTATATTTGCTGCATTCTGGTTACTAACGGGGATTGAAAATATAATGATGAAAAAAAGAGGCTATTCTTTTATGTCAGTTGCCTTATGCATAATATTTATATATTTGGCTACACAAAGTTTTCAATTGGCCAACATTAAATAAACATAGTTTGAGGGGAAGCAGGTATGGCTTTTGAACCATTGTATATTTTTATATTCTTATTTTTAAAAGGAGAGGATTTCAAATGAGTTACTTCGCTAAAGCAACAGAGTGTCCAAAATGTGGAGGAACAGAATTGGGGAAAGGGAAGCACTCTGGATATGCTGTTATGCACCCAGATAATAAGATGAGCCTGGGATCGAATGTTGAATACATCCTTTGTACGGATTGTGGATTTATTATCGAAAGCTACGTGAAAAGGCCAGAGAAATTTAAGGGGACGATGTTTTAAACTTAGGGAATAATAATTAGAATAAGGATAGCTACGAAAAAGCAATGTCATTCGTAAAGGAATTTGCCATAGGTTTAATATTTCTTTGCAGGTATAAAATCATAAGCGGATATTTTCCGCTTAATGTATATAATGGAGGCTTAAGAAGTAGATATAAGAGGAGAAATTCCGATTATCTGTTCTAAATAAGGAAAAATCCAGAGATTTGTATAAGATAACCGGAAAAACTTCCTTTATTGTTAGGAAAATATAGATATTTCTTAAATTAAACGGAATTTTTCCGTTTATTTTTCAAACTTTCAGTTATTATTATTAACATAGTAATTCACATCTATTAGCTTCCAATTATCAGATCGAGGATGTCTATTAGTTGAATAGATGAAAGAAGACTGTATATATTTCAATATAATTAAGGGTAAATTAACCAAAACAAAACTATGAGGTGCTAGATGAAAAAATTTGTTTTGGGTATATTGATTATTTCAAGTTTGGTTATTTATCCTTCACAGTCAAAGGGAATATCTTTACCGTGTAGCATGGTATTGGAGCCCATCGATAAAAAACTGACAAATGCAAAGGGAGCAGCATTGATTAATAAAGTACATTTAATTCCTCAAAGTTTTGCAAGAACGAATTTAAGTATTCTTGGGGTGCACCTTCCCAAACCAGCACATTATGGCAATTACGATAGCTATGAAGGATTTGCCTTTATCCCTAATGAAATCAGTTGGCGTTTCAGGCTTTATCCCACTCCAGAAATAGATGGTCCAACTTGGGCTGGGAGAATTGATGACATTACAGCAAAAATGGACAATGTAGAAGTACAGATCAGACTTTCTAATTCAAAGACTCAAAAGCTTGGCCCCAGTCTATTATCAGGAAAAATTAAATTTTGTAATTAGCAGATATAGGCCAAATGCGCATTACTAAAACGGATGAATTTCTATAAAAAAGGAAGGGCTTATTTTACTTCCCTCAAGCCCTTCCCCTCATGAATCTCCCGGATCCCTTCCTCACAAACTCCATATGAACGCCACGAACATGTTTCGCACAAAATTTGAATATCGGAAGGAACAACAAACTTTCGGATGCATGACTCAATGTCCTCCCATTTCAAAATTTGTCCGAGTTTTAGTCCTACTTTCTCTAATATTGCTGCATCTCTTTCATAAATATTTTCGTCTTGGCAGTGATAGGTACCAGAGTTTGGATATTTTTCACACAACTGATCAGGCCCCTTTACAAGCTGAATTAACGATTTGGGATTTTCTCTCAAGTTTTGATGCAATTGCGTCATATTTTTCACGTATTCTTCGGAGTAGCCCATTCCCCGATAACCTAAAAGGCAAAAAAGATGATGACCTCGTAATTTATACATAGCTCTCCCCCGGAACTAATTTCTATGTTAACTTCAATCTTTGGTTGGTTAACATTTATTTTTAATCATATCACAACTTACCTGGGCAAGTGGAAAAGAGTTTACTCCAAATAACACACTTTAGAACCTCATAGACGTTGACAAATATTTCAAAAAATTATAATATAAAAATCCTGCCAATTAAATCTTGGCATTAAGGGGACTTTAAAAGTTCATTCTTCTTTGAAAGGGATGGATAATATGAACAAAGAGCAATTAGTAGAAAGTGCACGTAAGATGAAGGAAAGAGCCTATGCTCCTTATTCTAAATTTCCGGTTGGAGCAGCTTTATTACTAAAAGATGGCACTGTTATTAATGGAGTGAATGTGGAAAATGTTTCATTTGGTGCAACTAATTGTGCTGAAAGAACCGCAATTTTTACTGCAATAGCAAGTGGTTATAAAAAAGGTGATTTCCAGGCTATAGCTGTATCAGGTGATACGGAAGATTATCTTCCACCTTGCAGTATTTGCAGACAAGTCTTAGCAGAATTCTGTTTACCTGAAATGCCAGTTTATTTAACAAATGAGAAGAAAGATATTTTAGAACTGAGCTTACGAGAATTATTGCCGTATGCATTCACAGATTTAGATATGTAAACATATTCCCTATCCAAATTTAATAAAAGAAGGGCAAGTTTTGATTATCTTTTCTCAAAACTTGCCCTCTTCATTTTATATGAACCATGGACTTAGACGGTAGTTTTACTGACAAATGGTCGTTTAATATAGGATAATGATGATATATATTTGTTGAAAAAATATTAGGGGGAAACTCCAAAAAAAGGGAAGTGCAAAACGATGAATACAGAAATGGTTATGGGGGAGCTTGAAGCCCTTGGCAAGGAACGAACTAAAAAAATGTACATATCCAATGGCGCGCATGAGCCGCTTTTTGGCGTGGCTACGGGTGCAATGAAGCCAATAGCTAAGAAAATAAAAATAAATCAAGCTTTAGCTGAAGAGCTTTATGCTACAGGGAACTACGATGCCATGTACTTTGCTGGCATTATTGCGGATCCAAAAGCTATGACTGTGTCTGATTTTGATCGTTGGATGGATTCAGCCTATTTTTATATGCTGTCCGATTATGTGGTAGCGGTTACTTTAGCGGAAGCAGATATTGCACAAGAAGTTGCTGATAAATGGATCGCAAGCGGGGAAGAGCTGAGAATGTCAGGGGGCTGGAGCTGCTATTGCTGGCTTTTGGGAAATCGCAAGGACGTTGAATTTTCCGAAAGCAAGATTGCCGATATGCTAGATCTTGTGAAAAATACAATTCACGATTCGCCTGAACGAACAAAATCTGCGATGAATAATTTTCTATACACGGTTGGAACTTCATATTTGCCGCTCCATGAAAAGGCGGTCGAAACCGCAAAGGCAGTAGGTGTAGTAGAAGTTAAAAGGGACAAGAAAAAAAGCAGTTTCTTAAACGCTTACAAAAGCATTCAAAAAGAAGTAGAGAGAGGGAAGATAGGTTTCAAGCGCAAATATGTAAGATGTTAAATAATAGCCTCGCAACAGGAGTAGTATTCATCAGCTGTACGAAAAGAGTATGAGAATAGAATAGTGGGCATTAGTTAGCACTGAAGAGTGTAAGAAGGCAAATAGAAAAGAAGAAGAATACGCATTTACAAAACAAAAGGAATAAAGGAAGCAATCAACGTATCCTCCTTTAATCCTTTTGTTTATTTTTGAAAGAATTTTTCTAGGGTTTTTCCCGTAGTCCGAGAATACAAAGCCAAATCAGCTTATCCTTTTTGATATAAAGTAACAACACAAGCACCACCAAGGCCTAAATTATGCTGAAGCGCAGTTCTTGCATTTTCTACTTGGCGATTACCTGCTTCACCACGAAGTTGCCATACAAGTTCAGTACACTGGGCTAAACCTGTTGCCCCAAGTGGATGCCCTTTGGACATTAGTCCCCCAGATGGATTGATCACATACTTCCCTCCGTAGGTATTATCACCATCATTTATTAGTTTTTCTGCTTCACCTTCCTCGCAAAGGCCCAATCCTTCATAGGTGATGACTTCGTTTGGAGTAAAGCAATCGTGCAACTCAATGACATCTATATCCTCCGGACCGATTCCTGCCTTTTCAAAAACTTCTTTTGCAGCACGATTGGTCATTCCATAGCCAACCAAATATAGGTTATCACTATCAATACTATTAGGTAAATCAGTCGTCATAGATTGGGCAACTATTTTTACTGTTTGACCAATATTATGTTTTTTGGCAAAAGAATCACTGCAGACAATCACAGCTGCTGCACCACAAGTAGGAGGACATGCCATTAATCTTGTGAGACCTGGATATATGTCAGGCGAATTCATTACGTCTTCCAATTGAATCTCTTCCGTAAATAAAGAATACGGATTATTTACTGCATGTTTTCTTGATTTTACAGCTACTTTTCCGAAAATCTCAGGACTTGCATCGTATTTCTTAAGATATTCTAATGCAGCGGCACCAAATACCTTTAATGCAACTGGCCCCTCTGGCAATTCACTATTCAATTGATCAAACCGATTGTAAATCCATTGGAAAGGTGAGGTCCGGTCTGACCAGTTTTCACCAAGTGCCCCTGGTTTCATTTCTTCAAAACCAAATGCAAGGACACAATCTGCTGAGCCTGATTCCACCGCTTGCCGGGCCATATAAAGGGCTGTTGAACCTGAAGAACAATTGTTGTTTACATTAATAATTGGAATTCCTGTCATGCCTACCTGATATAAAGCTGTTTGACCGCATGTGCTATCCCCATAAACATAGCTGGCATACGCCTGTTGGACCTCTGATAAATCAATTCCCGCATCGTGAAGTGCTCCTGTAATGGCTTTTGATGCCATGATTTCATAGGGCTCATTTCTACCTGGTTTTTCAAATTTGACCATGTTGACACCAATAACGTTTGCTTGATTCGTCATTAGAAATCCCTCCAGTTTAATTCTTTTAAGAGTACAAAGGATTATCTCATTTGAATAGAAGGCAGTATGGTATTATCTTGGGGACATACGAATTCCGCCATCTAAACGAATGACCTCACCATTTAAATATTCATGCTCCATGATAAAGGTTGCTAGCTCCGCAAATTCGGAAGGACGCCCTAATCGCTTCGGAAATTCAACACTTTCAGATAATTTCTGAATGACCTTTTCGGACAAAGTGTCCGCCATGGGTGTCATAAATAAGCCTGGAGCAATTGTATTCACACGAATGCCGAACTCCGATAAATCACGGGCTACAGGCAAAGTCATCCCTGTTACCCCAGCTTTACTTGCTCCATATGCTGCTTGCCCCATTTGCCCATCGAAAGCAGCCACAGAAGCCGTATTAATGATGACGCCTCTTTCGCCGGAATCGGTAATAGGATCGTTATTTTTCATTTCATTGGCTGCTAATCTTAATACATTAAACGTTCCTACTAAGTTAATACCTATAACCTTATTAAAATCTTCAAGTGGCAATACACCTTTTCTGCCTATGGTTTTCCCAGGGGTACCAACGCCTGCACAGTTTACACAAATATGAATCGCCCCAAATGCTTCGATTGCTTGATTGATTCCCTTTTGGACTGATTCTTCATCTGCTACATTCACTATCGCATATTGAACTTGGTCTCCTAATTGCTCAACAGCTTCCTTGGCTTTAGCTTCATTTAAGTCAAAAATTATAACATTAGCACCTTTTTCAACAAGTCTAGTTACTGTTGCTAACCCTAATCCTGAAGCTCCACCTGTTACAACTGCTACTTTATCTTTTAAATTCATATTCTATCATCTCCTTAGTTCATTACTTGCTTTCCGAAGGCTCCTTTATTAGATAAGGCATTAATTGTTTCCTGATCAAACCCTGCTTCTTTCAAAATATCTTCTGAATGAGTTCCTGTTTGTGTGCCCGTAAATCGGTATTCCGCAGGCTGAGTTGAAAATTTTATAGGAAAGGCAATTTGCTTTTGTGTACCACCCTCTGGCTTTGGTACAGAAACAACTAAATTTCTTGCTTTTATTTGTGGATGCCGAACCGATTCAGAGAATGTGAGGACAGGTTCGACACAACCGTCAAAATCATCACCAAGAATTGTTAACCATTCTTCAAATGTTTTCTGCTTAAAAGCATCCGTCAGTTTCTTTTTAAAAGCATGCTGATCCTCTTTACGCTGACTGCCGCTTAAGAATTGTAAATTGCTGTCACCTATTAATTCACAAAGTCTTGCCTGAAATTGCGGCTCTATACTTCCAACGGAAAAAAAACGATGATCCTTAGTTTCATAATAGTCATAGAAAGACCCACCATTTAGCAGCAGGGATTCGGCCTCTGGCTCAACTCCTCCAACTAAATATCCGGAGCCGTATAGGGCATTTAGGGCAAAAGCAGAATCGGTTATACTAATATCGATGTACTGCCCTTCACCAGTTTGATCACGGTGATAAACAGCCGCTAGTATGCCAATGACAGCGGGCATTGATCCTCCTGCGAGATCCGCAACCTGTATTCCGGTTGGAATAGGCGCTTGATTTTTTCTTGACGAATAGCTTGCTGTGCCAGCCAAGGATAAATAGTTGATATCATGTCCAGCCTTATTCCGAAGCGGACCTGTTTGTCCATAACCTGTAATCGAACAATAAATAACTTTAGGATTAATTTGTTTCAGCTTTTCGTAGCCAATGCCCAATTTATCCATGATACCTGGACGAAACTGCTCTACGATGATGTCATAATCGCGGACCAATTGGTATACGACTTCTCTCGCTTCCTCCAGCTTTAAATCCAATGCTAAGGAACGCTTCGAACGGTTAAGATGCCCAAATGCCGCTGAGACCTCACCA from Bacillus sp. DTU_2020_1000418_1_SI_GHA_SEK_038 includes these protein-coding regions:
- a CDS encoding M20 family metallopeptidase encodes the protein MLLNELMKKLDDKKERIIEIRRYLHEHPELSFQEEQTAKYIADFYKGVPVDSVETNFGGDRGIVVTIKGSKPGKTIAIRADFDALPIKEESGLPFASKNEGVMHACGHDGHTAYMLVLAETLAEAKEQLSGTIRVIHQPAEEAPPGGAIGMIKAGVLEGVDAIFGIHVMSTMKTGNIYYRSGNTQTGRSYFKLVVQGKGGHGSSPHMANDAIVAASSFVMNLQTIISRRINPFDTASITIGNFDGKGTFNVIKDAVTLEGDVRTMSSETRDTVESNVRAFAEGLEKSYGVKSIFEYKNDYPVLYNDPEATELVHQALEQASIPEVEAVLETPPQPPSEDFAYYLEKVPGCFFYVGAMPESGEAYPHHHPKFDINEKSLIICAKAMAAVVASYCDGSEA
- a CDS encoding MFS transporter gives rise to the protein METTTNYKGTNKMITGIVFGVISFWLFAQSVVNVVPDVQKDLGISLGTLNIAISLSALFSGLFIVAAGGLADKVGRKKITYIGLILSVIGSLCLVLAQGSVLLIIGRILQGLSAACIMPSTIALMKAYFEGADRQRALSYWSIGSWGGSGAASFAGGAIATYMGWRWIFVFSIVFSLLGMWLIKDTPESRGESTGAFKFDYSGLVIFIITMVALNIFITYGSDFGWTSLTTIVLAVVVIIGVIIFYRVEKGKNIALIDFSIFKSKPYSGATVSNFLLNAIAGTLVVANTYVQVGRGFSALQSGMLSLGYLVVVLAMIRVGEKILQRIGAKKPMVWGALITTIGVALMGLTFLPDFPYTVAVFIGFVLFGFGLGMYATPSTDTSVSNAPSDKVGAAAGIYKMASSLGGAFGVAISATVYGSISAGGNLEMAASAGIIVNVIFGVLSILSILFLVPGDAGKTGAQKTGKRINIQTPGQREPEPSH
- a CDS encoding GIY-YIG nuclease family protein, translating into MDRKKELKQQYKEIPIEAGVYQIKNMKNQKVFVSSTRNFKTLNGEKFMLESGTHTNKALQEDWNHFGKEAFTIETLEVFKKKDDPYFNEKEALAELEKKWLENLQPYEEQGYNVKKSR
- a CDS encoding DUF2087 domain-containing protein, producing MEIDFFWNASLEELKRGYIQEKNSYTCLLCGEKIEKGIVYSYDNTLYEAERYMRIHIESTHQSVFDYLTGMDKKLTGLTDHQNQLLQLFYQGKSDKEVQQEMGIGSTSTIRHHRFALKEKERQAKVFLTMMELLKEKDEYAPAFIAPHKSAKMVDERYAITKEEQGKIINKFFTEGPNRSLKKFPPKEKQRLIVLREIAAQIESGRIYDEKELNQILNTIYGDHVMIRRYLVEYGFLGRKQDGSQYWLKK
- a CDS encoding transcription initiation factor TFIIIB, producing MSYFAKATECPKCGGTELGKGKHSGYAVMHPDNKMSLGSNVEYILCTDCGFIIESYVKRPEKFKGTMF
- a CDS encoding DUF1284 domain-containing protein; its protein translation is MYKLRGHHLFCLLGYRGMGYSEEYVKNMTQLHQNLRENPKSLIQLVKGPDQLCEKYPNSGTYHCQDENIYERDAAILEKVGLKLGQILKWEDIESCIRKFVVPSDIQILCETCSWRSYGVCEEGIREIHEGKGLREVK
- a CDS encoding cytidine deaminase produces the protein MDNMNKEQLVESARKMKERAYAPYSKFPVGAALLLKDGTVINGVNVENVSFGATNCAERTAIFTAIASGYKKGDFQAIAVSGDTEDYLPPCSICRQVLAEFCLPEMPVYLTNEKKDILELSLRELLPYAFTDLDM
- a CDS encoding DNA alkylation repair protein, which gives rise to MNTEMVMGELEALGKERTKKMYISNGAHEPLFGVATGAMKPIAKKIKINQALAEELYATGNYDAMYFAGIIADPKAMTVSDFDRWMDSAYFYMLSDYVVAVTLAEADIAQEVADKWIASGEELRMSGGWSCYCWLLGNRKDVEFSESKIADMLDLVKNTIHDSPERTKSAMNNFLYTVGTSYLPLHEKAVETAKAVGVVEVKRDKKKSSFLNAYKSIQKEVERGKIGFKRKYVRC
- a CDS encoding lipid-transfer protein codes for the protein MTNQANVIGVNMVKFEKPGRNEPYEIMASKAITGALHDAGIDLSEVQQAYASYVYGDSTCGQTALYQVGMTGIPIINVNNNCSSGSTALYMARQAVESGSADCVLAFGFEEMKPGALGENWSDRTSPFQWIYNRFDQLNSELPEGPVALKVFGAAALEYLKKYDASPEIFGKVAVKSRKHAVNNPYSLFTEEIQLEDVMNSPDIYPGLTRLMACPPTCGAAAVIVCSDSFAKKHNIGQTVKIVAQSMTTDLPNSIDSDNLYLVGYGMTNRAAKEVFEKAGIGPEDIDVIELHDCFTPNEVITYEGLGLCEEGEAEKLINDGDNTYGGKYVINPSGGLMSKGHPLGATGLAQCTELVWQLRGEAGNRQVENARTALQHNLGLGGACVVTLYQKG
- a CDS encoding 3-hydroxyacyl-CoA dehydrogenase, which codes for MNLKDKVAVVTGGASGLGLATVTRLVEKGANVIIFDLNEAKAKEAVEQLGDQVQYAIVNVADEESVQKGINQAIEAFGAIHICVNCAGVGTPGKTIGRKGVLPLEDFNKVIGINLVGTFNVLRLAANEMKNNDPITDSGERGVIINTASVAAFDGQMGQAAYGASKAGVTGMTLPVARDLSEFGIRVNTIAPGLFMTPMADTLSEKVIQKLSESVEFPKRLGRPSEFAELATFIMEHEYLNGEVIRLDGGIRMSPR
- a CDS encoding CaiB/BaiF CoA-transferase family protein, which encodes MGILTGLKVLDFSTLLPGPFATMMLADMGADVLKVESPYRVDLTKFMEPMDGEVSAAFGHLNRSKRSLALDLKLEEAREVVYQLVRDYDIIVEQFRPGIMDKLGIGYEKLKQINPKVIYCSITGYGQTGPLRNKAGHDINYLSLAGTASYSSRKNQAPIPTGIQVADLAGGSMPAVIGILAAVYHRDQTGEGQYIDISITDSAFALNALYGSGYLVGGVEPEAESLLLNGGSFYDYYETKDHRFFSVGSIEPQFQARLCELIGDSNLQFLSGSQRKEDQHAFKKKLTDAFKQKTFEEWLTILGDDFDGCVEPVLTFSESVRHPQIKARNLVVSVPKPEGGTQKQIAFPIKFSTQPAEYRFTGTQTGTHSEDILKEAGFDQETINALSNKGAFGKQVMN